The genomic DNA ATAAATGAGTCCCTGAGGCTTATTTTAGACAGTGCATGGGGCTGGCTCGTGGTTCACTAGAGGCAGTGAAACTTCCTAGGATCTGAGGCTGCAGGCTCTGGCTTTATGCTTACTAGCTGGGgatgtctctgggcctcagtttcctagtcCATATGTGAAGGGATAATGCCAAAGAGACCCATTCCAGAAAACCTGTCTTCCCTGAGGACAGTGAGGCTAGGTAAAGTCTAGAACCAGGTTCCATCCTGACTCTGCTTCCACGTTGCTACTTGCTATGTGCACTTGGTCTAGTTCCCGCCCCTTTCTGGGTCTCTATGACCTCATCTCAAGAGATAGCAGAAATATCCCTGCCTTAGCCACAGGGAGGGAAAAACTGCTCTGCAAAGCTAAAGGGCCACAGATTGTGTGGGATTTCATCCTTACCCATGTAGTGGTTCTCAGACCAGTGGTCCTTGGAGAGGGACATTCAGGCCTTCGAGAAAACACACGAGAAAGAGCCACAGACTCTGGACCGTCCAAGCTGTGCCAGGAAGCAGGCCCTAGCAGGGAAGTGTGCTCCCATTACCCATATCAGCAGAGCCAGGCCCACAGGCTGGCCATGATTCTTGGGAGACTTCCCTGGGCTCTGAGTCCCTGAGGCagtgtctccctgcctccactccagCCTGCTATTCCCGGGGGCTCATCCTGGGAGTGGAGGGTGCCGGGGTGCCTCCCGCAGTGGGACCAGTGGGACCAGCCCTGCCATGCCAGCTCTGGCAGCCTGCCTGCCGGCAGCTGGTATCCCATTGCACTGTCTACAGTGAGGCCCAGATTTAGATCGTGAGCTCATTGTGGCATGAATGGGGCCACTGGGGTGTGGGTGCTGAAGGCTGAAGGTCTGACTTGGGGAATCTCACTGGGGGGTCTCCCTGgatcctctccctgctctctctgtctctccctctctgtgtctctcgggctctctttctctccctctctctctccctccctcccgtgcACGCTGACACCCCCTCTTGGAGCTCGCTGGGGATTGTCATGGCAACCCTCCAGCAAAATTATCAAAACACTTTTATGCTCACACTCGTACCAGACGAAGTGCTAATTCTGAGTGAGGCAGAAGCAGTTGGTAGGATGCTGAAGTCACAGGCTTTGTATGGAAGGCTTGCTGGGGGGCAGAATGGGCACTAGCtagaggtgaggggtggggtcaGGAGGCAAGAAAGGCCCTGCCACAGAGGTTGTGTTTTTGTTGACCCTTCCCCCACCTACACACACCTGGATGCACGCACACAcgtttgtacacacacacacacacacacacacacacacacacagagtggctGGGCCGAATACACCCATAGTGCAGATTGACCCAAACAGCAACATCTGGAATAATACCATCTCATTTGGCCCTTGGAGGACTGAGATTAACTCTGGGCAGACTTCTGTGTGAGTGTAGGGGGAGAGCCACCTGACCGAGGCTTCTAGCTGGCAATCGGTCTGTGCCAGGGTGGCAAACCAGTCACAGGAAGGGGCCTGACCCTCTTGTCCCCTGAACGCCAGGAAGCAGAGGAGCATCTGTGAACAGAACTGCCCCAAGCTGGTTCTTTCTGCTTTGCTCTGCCTCTCTGCATCCCCAGCCAGACTTGGCATCCCTGCTCCCATCTGACCCGGGCTGGGGTACTGCAGGCTCCCTTGGAAACAAAGCCCTGTTAATAGCTGAAGAACTGGTGGTTGCTTTTTTTAAACCCGGGCTCTGCCCAAAAGCCAAAGTGTGGGCGGGGATGGTGGAGGAGGTGGTGGCAGAAGCCCCTCCCCCGTCTGCTACCATCTTCCTGCCCCATCTGCTCCCCCAGCAACCCCCACCATGGAAGAGAGCCTTCCCCCGCAGCCTTAGCCTGGGCCGTTTGCCACTCTCTGGCTCAAGAGGAAGTATCTCCTTCTTCTGAATGGGTCACCTCATCCCTGATCCCCTGGAGGATTCTAAAATGTCAGAACTGGAGGGGCCCCCAGTCAATGAGTCTGCTTCCTCACTTCACAGGTAGGGAAATtaaggtgggaggtgggaagcaACTGGTTCAAGGCCACAGTACATGGGTGATGGAGCTGATACCACATCCCACGCATCTGACTGGTCCAGTGCTGCTCACATCACATCAGGGGGACAGTGAGATGCGGTGGTCCAAATGATGAGCACTGATTTCTAGGTCAGGCAGACCCGACTTTGAGTCCACCCGACTTAGCACTGAGCGGGACCCTGGCAAGCTACAAAGCACCCTgagtcctcatctgtaaaatggggatgataactAGGCTCCCCCTTAAAGGACGCCATGGGCATGATTTAGGTAAGGCTCTTGCAAAGCACCATTGGCAGAATGCCAGACACGTTCTGTAAATTACACATCTGTAAATGTTCAACAGGTGACATTTCTGTGTCCCTCTGTAATCCCAGGTCTACAGGCCTACCAAGAAAAGGAACCATCCTTCATCCCCTTTAATGACTACCCTCTGCCCTACTGAGCCAGGGGGAGGCAATTTAGTTTGTCCTGGAAAGCCAACACTGACCCAGCAAACTCAGCAAGGCCCAGAGGGCAACAGACCCCAGGCCCTGATTCCTGGGAAGGCCTCCATGACCCCCAGATCTGCACACCCCTCCTTCACACATGCAGTTCTCACTGGTTCTCTCACCTCGTGCACCCCATGCACCATTGGAGGAAGGTAGATAGGGGGTGGAGGTTCTGTTGAACGAGGCCGATATCCCCAGATAACACCCTAGGGCCACCTTTGGGCACTGGCAGTAACACCTGACAGTGGAGACATTGCTTAGTTACGTAGAGCTTGCCATTGCTCTGTCTGGCTTTCCCCTTGACATTGTGAGTCAGGCAGAGAGCATAAGTCACTCAAACCCTCACATGCCCTCTGGAGCAGGAGCTCCTTGGtgcctttccctcctcttctcaaTCATGTTGAGGGCTGGGGAGGTTTGAGTATgagataatgaaaacaaaagcaacttgTATTTCATGCTTAAGACAGGATGGGTGGGCGCTGTGCTAGCTGCTTTCCATACACTAATTGTGGACTCCCAGTAGTGTTGCTTATGCGTCAAGGTGCAAATAAAGGCGTCTCAGAGAGTgtgacctgctcaaggtcacagaatgAGCTCAGGGCGGAGTGGGGTTAGTATCTAGTTTTGTGTTCTCCTGACCTGACAGTGGTCAGCCTTGGCTGACTCCTGTGGATCTAGAAGGACACGGAACATCTGAAAAGGCCACCGAGGCCTGGGGTTGGTCCTCAAGACATCCTGAGAGGTAGAGAGTGGtagatgggggaggcaggggttcAGTGGTAGAACAGAGGAATCTAGGTCATGTGGGAGCCCAGATTCTATCCTTGGGGGAAGGACCATCTCTccaccctcctttctcttcctggaagCCCCCTGTGAGCAGGGCCCAAAGCCAGACTTCCAGACAGAGTGGAAGCAAAGAGGGCTGATGCCGTTGTTAACCTGGGACCATTGCTGTGAAGCACAGGCCTCCTTTCCTACTTTAacctccctggggctggggctagGGGAGTCTTCTATCCAGGGAAGCTGAGAGGAGTGACCTAGGGTACCCCAGTCCCTGGCATGGGAATTTGGGGTCTGgaggagctgtgtgtgtgttgggaagaAACCCTGGTGGAGATGACGTTGCCCCCTTGCTGATTGCCAGGAGCCGTGGGAGCAGAGGTCATGAGGAGAAGAGGAACAGGGTGGTGGTCCACTCAGGAGGAACCTGGAGCACTGGCCTGGCtgctggggaaagacagagactggCAGTCTAGTCCAGCGGGGAAGGCAGACCACACTGATGAGGGGGACAAACAAGTGAGAAGGCCTTTTAGTTAGTGGTGTAGAGTGACTGAGGGACAACCTTAAAtagggtggccagggaaggctgCTCTGACGAGGCAGCTTTCAGCTGAGGCCTCTGCGGTGCAGAGCACAcagtggcttgcccaaggccacacaggaaGTTCAGGGAGAGCCAGGCTAGGACCTGTCTCTGGACTCCCATTGTaatcttctccctccttctagaAACATCCTTCTCTTGCATTTTGACATGTTCTCCTGGTTTCCCTTTTACACTGCTGGACATTGCTTCTCCGAGCCCTTGACTGGTCCCAACCCTTCTTTCTCTGGCAAGTGGGCTTTCCCACACTTTCCCATCTGTCCCCTCCATCCCTCACCTCTCCCCTGAGTTCTCCCAGTGTCCCGCTTGAcctctccacttggatgtctaatgGCTGTCTTGGTTAGGACAATGCTGAGTCGATATAATAGAGACCTGAAAttagagaagtttaaaaatattcagttgaCTGCTTTCTCATATAATAGCTCCAAGGGAAGTGTTTCAGGTTGGTAGACAGCTGTGCCTGACAGGGTCATTAGGGATCTAGACTAACACGAAGCATCCAGGGTCTGTCTGGTGATTAGTCTTCCAGTCTGTGTGAGGAAAAACATGGAAGCCCAGGGCAGGATTCTCCTCTTACGCAAATTGGGGCAGAAGTTGACTTCTGCTCACATTCCACACTTGAGAGTTTAGACACTTGGCCCCGCCTCAGCtggaagggaagctgggaaatgtgaCCCAGCCGGGTGGACAGCTAGCAGTCTCTGCCACAGTCCCTTCTAGAACTGTGAGCACTTCCCTGTCTTGGTGGTGGAGGAGGTTCTCTGGGGCAATACCCATGTCCGGTGTCTCCCTGATCCTTGGCTTTGCCCCTAGCAAGTTCCTTCTTGTTTATTACTCTTCACTACCACCCGACAGTAttgaaagtctgttttctttgAGCACATATATCTGGGCTGTAACAATCAAGGGCTTTTGAAGTCCAGCCTCCCAACTTTGTTGGTAATAGTAATTCCTTCAAAAACTTAGGACGTCTGTCTGCTTCTAGTCAGTTCCATGGGCCAGCAACCACACCTTAGAGCTCCTTTCTTGTCAGAGTTATTAAGTCTGTCTGCCTTGCCCAACTcatctctttctcattttaaatgaaagttaTCCTAAGGGCATCTGAAGTAATAGACTTGAATGACAAGGCAACAGTGCTAACGTAATACTTGGCTACAGGGCTGATCCCTTTGCCGGGCCTAGCGTTCGGCCTAACAGACAGGCTTTAAGAGAGGCTGCAAGCCACAACAGTCTGATCTCCTGCTCCTTGGACAACAACAGCTGGTTTTTCCAACCCTGACAACAGcagttttctgtattatttcctccTCTGTTCATCTCTTCTCGCAAATGAGCCCATCTCTTTCCTGTAGCATCTTGCTCAAAGCATCACTGGGCAGCCGACACGTGCAAATGTTTTTAGCTCTTTCCAactatttttctagaaatacagGCTCAGCAGGCATGTGGTCCGTCTTCCAAATTAGCACAGgtaatgttttcaataaatgttttgtcATAGTGTAAAAAGGGTCACCAACGTTCCATCCTAATTGTTTCTGTATTGCTTACCACCTGTTGGCTGAGCCAGTGCCACATATTTTAGGGTTTTTACACACGGCAGCTTTGCATTCCTGTTACTAGTTTCTGTATTAGAGTATACTGCTAAGTTGCTGTtaaaagcaaatcccagatataGTGGCCTTAAGATGATATAAATTGACTTTTCTCTCACATAATACAGTTCTGATATGAGCATTGCTCAGGCCAAATCCATTAAAGTCAACCTTGATCCCTCCCACTGTCCCATCTAATCCATCAGCAAGTACTCTCATCCTCTCCTCAGACAAATCCCCAATCTGACCGGTTCCCTACATGTCCACTGTCTTCACCCAATCCGTGTCTTCCGTGTCTGTATCTGGGGGTGATGTAACAATGTTGCAAGTGGGCTCCCtacttcttccccacccctctccagtCCACACTTTACATGGCAGCCAGAATGAGCTTTTAATAACATgaattggaggggcgcctgggtggctcagtcggttgagcgtccgactttggctcaggtcatgatcttgcggtttgtgggttcgagccccatgtcgggtgctgtgctggcagctcagacactggagcctgcttgggattctgtgtctccctgtctctctgtccttcccccactcacactctgtctctctctcccttaaaaacaaataaacatgaaattaaaaaaaaacatggagtaTGTAGCTTGCCTGCCCCAAACTCTTCAGTGCCTTACCATTACCCTTAGAAtaaaatgctgtttaaaaaaaaaaaaaaaaaagaataaaatgttgtcTCCTTAACCTTAACATGGCTGTCCAGGCCTTCTGTGACCATCCCTTCTTCTCATTGCCCTCACCCACTCTGCTTTAGCCACACGGGGCTTTCTCACTGTTCCCTGAATAAGCCAAGCTCTTTCCTGCCCTAGTTAATGCCTTTGCACTAGGGTTCCCTTTGCCTGAAACGCTCTCCTCTCACTTGGTCACACTCTGGTTCCTTCTTCGTATGCCACAGGGCAAAGGGCTTCCGTGTAAGATAGGAGTGAGGGCTTAGGAGCTAAGTcacctgagtttgaatctcaaatctgctgcttactagctgcgtgaccttgggtaagttttTCTATCTGTAAATGGCAATAAGAAAAGTGCTTGTTATCCAAGGTCgttgagaggattaaatacaATACTTAAACACATTAAATGTGTTAATGCGTAAAAAGTACTCGGAGCACGGCACATATTAAGCATATTAGCAGTGTTATTATTGTCCCTTAGGGTCACCTTAAATATCACCCACTTTGAGAAGCCTTTCCTGGCCACCCCTTCTGCACATTTCTCTATCTGCGTCCCTATCACACCACCCAAGCACATGTTCTGGTTGAGGTGTTTATTGTCTGTCCCTCCCACTGGAATGTAACTTTCGTGAGGACACGGACTATCCTGAGCTGGTACACAGGAGGTCCTTAGCGAATCTTTGTGGAATGGCTGTAGAAGGAACGGAGACCAAAGCCATGGATTCCCTCCTTTCCCAGCGGCCCTGTGAGCCTTGCTGGGCGCCTGTGGGGAAGATGGTGATGGGGAGCTCTGCTCTGTGCCTGCCATACTTGAGGCCCATGTAGTCTGGGGCGGTGCTCAGTTTCTTCTCGGGAGTCAGGAAAACTAGGGGACTTGCTCTCAGAAGCCCTAGGGGGCACAGGTGAGTACTCTCCTTTAGCAAGGGTCTATATTAGTATGGACTGTGCAGTCCGTGCTGCCTGGTTCCATCAGTTGCTAGAGGACcagttacttaccctctctgtgcctccactaTCTCATATGTAAAGTTGGGAGAATACCAATTACCGCACAGGgctattatgaagattaaataggataatatatgtaaaacgaAGCTCACTGGCTGGCTTGGAGTGAAGCTCTCCAGATCGTAGTTATTATCGCTGTTATTAGTGCCTATGCAAGTGTCATTCTTCTGAGCATGAATAGGGGGCTGGTGCCCGAGGGACTTGGGGGTGGGGTTgtgaggagacagaagacagcTAGGGGAGGGAAGAACTGGAATGGGATCATCAGGGTGTACTTTTCTACGTGAATGCCTCCCTGCGTGTTTGTGTGTGGATGCATTTGTGTCcgtctgggggggtgggggtggggcaaggatCCAGAGGAGAAACCCAACCCGTTCTCCGAACTCAGTTCTGGGGAACCAGGCGCCCGGCGCTCCCCGCGCCCGGCTCTCTCCCAGCTGCGAGGAGGGCTGGGAACTGCCTCCACCATGTGCCCAACACAGAACCCGCGGCGGAATCATTAGCGTCTCTGAGTGTGTGCATTTGGGATCACAGAGGGGGATGGGCACCTGCGCCGCCGCGGCCACCACTGTCGGCACGAACTTGGGGATCCCGGGACGGCCAGTGGCAGCCCAGCGGGGCCGATCCGAGGGCTCCTGCCTGCTCTCCGGCCACCCCACCCAGCCGCGTGCTCCCGGGGCCTCGGATGCTCCCGGAACCCCGCGGGCGGGGCCTGCCTTCCGGAGCCGGGTTGGCTGGGGGCGGGCGGCGCCGGGGAAAGGGCCGTTACTTTCCCAGAGCGGCGGGGCGACGTCAGGCGGAAGGGCGCGGGGCGCGCACGCTTTAAATGGCATTCGCTGTCATCCGAGCTCGCGGCCGTGTGGGCAGGAGCGGGCTATATAAGCGGCGGGCCGGGCCGCCGCGGGGCAGACGGTGACAGCCGCGGCGGCGAGCGCCCGGGAGCGCAGCCCAGCAGCGCGCGCCGAGCCCCGCGCCCCCCGAcgggcccgcccgcccgccctcccGAGGAACGCTGACCCGGGCCCGCGAGGGCCGCCGCCACCCCGCAGCAGATTTGGATCCCCCGCCCGGCGAGCCCCAGGCTGCTGCCTCCCGGGGGGCCCCGGCGCAGCGGCCGCCCCCCGAGAGCCCCGGCGCCCCGCCGGCCGGCCCCGGAGACGCGGGCGGCGCCATGGCGGCCGCCAAGCCCGGCGAGCTGATGGGCATCTGCTCCAGCTACCAGGCGGTGATGCCGCACTTCGTGTGCCTGGCGGACGAGTTCCCGCAGCCCGTGCGGCCCGCCAAGCTGTCCAAGGGCAAGGGCCGGCTGCGGCGGCCGCGCCAGTCCCGCTTCAAGACGCAGCCGGTGACCTTCGACGAGAtccaggaggtggaggaggaaggggtgtcCCCCATGGAGGAGGAAAAGGCCAAGAAGTCGTTCCTGCAGAGCCTGGAGTGCCTGCGCCGCAGCACGCAGAGCCTGTCGCTGCAGAGGGAGCAGCTCAGCAGCTGCAAACTGAGGAACAGCCTGGACTCCAGCGACTCCGACTCGGCCCTGTGAGGGGCGCCGCCCGCCCGGGGACCGAGAACGAAGCCCCAGAGGACCGGCGCCCCGCACTCCGGGGACCCGCGAGGACCGGGACCTCTCGCGCGGCCGCGAACTGCTCGGTGCGCCCCGCGCTGCGCTCGTCCGGGGCCCGAGCACGCGGGGGtgccggggaggggggctgctTTCTTCGCccttgtaaatgtttattttttaactcttccCAGTACGGACTCTGCTGTGAGTGTGTGCGGGAGGCGCGCCCGCGCTGAGTCGACCCTGGGTCGCCAGGGCTTCCCGGAGAGCCGCTCCACGCCCTTGTCCGATGGTTTGCAACTCCGATTTTGCACGCCGCTCCACCGTGCCCCCCAGCGCACACCCGTTCACACTCACGCCAACACACTCTCGCTGAACACTTTTATAATTGTTAGGCGCGGCCGATGGGACTTGGGGCGCAGCGCAGCTGCTGCTGCGGCCGGAggatggatatttatttttgcattgcgATGGCTGACGGCGTTTATTTAACGATCTTTTTACTTGGATATGTCTGTGAGGCTCCCGAACGGAGACAAATAAAGTCAATATATTTGCACAGTGCATTTCTCCAGGCTCTTGACTTCTTGAACCTTCGGGGACCAGGCTCCCAAgactgggggaggtgggagaaggatgtggctggaatgggggggggggcagggatccCCGTTGGAGGTAGCCCCACAAGCTTCGGTCGCCGGAACGAGGTCTCGCCCACGGTGCCTCGGGCCATTAGCCGCCTCCCCAAGTCGATCCACACCTGGCCCAGAGCGCTGCTGCCTCCCTGGTCTGTTCTCGGTCGCCGGCGTCCAGGATGGAGTGTAGCCGCTGGCTCGGCGAAGGTCAGCGCTGTGAGGACAGGGAGAACCTTCCTCGGTGCAGTTGACCACTCAGCGAGGCCGGGGGCAGGGTCATCGGCCCGCATTCACCGAAGGAGACCCCACTCACTCGGTTCCCCTTCCGGGCGACGGGTGGGGACATGCCCGAGCCATCAGTGGGAGACCTAGGCTGGGATATTTGGGTGCTGGGACCGACAGAGTGCTGCGCGTAACGCCGGGGCTGGGCGAGAGCGCCCAGGGGAGGCCTCGCGTCCCCCGCGCTGATTCAGCGCAGTGCCGGGCACCCCAGCACTGTCCCAGCCAACCGAGGCCGTTTCGGTTCCTTGGTCCCTTTCTCCAGCCTCCTATGCCCTCTTCAGCGTTCCTCAAGGAGGGTGGGGCATGGCTTTGGTCCGAGTCTGAAGGGCGCTTGGGTACCACCGCACCCCCTCtgtctacagatgagaaaacaaacttAGCGGAGAGGGAGAGGTCACACGGAAAGTAGTGGCGTCGCAGTCCTCTGTCTGG from Panthera tigris isolate Pti1 chromosome D1, P.tigris_Pti1_mat1.1, whole genome shotgun sequence includes the following:
- the CD1H11orf96 gene encoding uncharacterized protein C11orf96 homolog, with the protein product MAAAKPGELMGICSSYQAVMPHFVCLADEFPQPVRPAKLSKGKGRLRRPRQSRFKTQPVTFDEIQEVEEEGVSPMEEEKAKKSFLQSLECLRRSTQSLSLQREQLSSCKLRNSLDSSDSDSAL